A window of Bacteroidota bacterium contains these coding sequences:
- a CDS encoding FAD-dependent oxidoreductase, which produces MIISLLAGATTNFYGNVNLETKTYTLKSIPEALSMRSAILQQFENAVLQAAGNPEKQKLNFIIVGGGPTGVELAGALAEIKKNVLPSDYRELDPEKMEIHLIEDSNRILPTMSEKLLAYQKNILKI; this is translated from the coding sequence ATGATTATCTCATTGTTGGCCGGTGCAACCACAAATTTTTACGGAAATGTAAATCTGGAAACCAAAACATATACGCTGAAATCGATTCCTGAAGCATTAAGTATGCGTAGTGCAATTTTACAGCAGTTTGAAAATGCTGTTTTGCAGGCAGCGGGAAACCCTGAGAAACAAAAACTCAATTTTATTATTGTTGGTGGTGGCCCTACGGGAGTAGAATTAGCGGGTGCGCTGGCAGAAATTAAAAAAAATGTATTGCCATCCGATTATCGGGAATTAGATCCTGAAAAAATGGAAATACATTTAATAGAGGACAGCAATCGTATTTTACCAACCATGTCGGAAAAGCTTCTCGCTTATCAAAAAAATATCTTGAAGATTTAG
- a CDS encoding PLP-dependent transferase, translating into MERHCNNAKKVAAFLEQHPAVSKVLYCGSKIILKKYY; encoded by the coding sequence ATGGAGCGCCATTGTAATAATGCAAAAAAAGTGGCTGCATTTCTTGAACAACATCCTGCCGTATCTAAAGTATTGTATTGCGGTTCAAAAATCATCCTCAAAAAATATTATTAA